The Aquidulcibacter paucihalophilus genomic interval GGCTCCTGCAGGAGCGCAAATCCGTGTCGCCGGCACGGTCTTGGGTCCAGTGATTTCATTCGGCGACAGTCGCCATGTCGCGCCTCTCGAACCGGGACGGCATGAAGTTGAGATTGTCTCCGCTGGTGGTGAAGTCGTCTCCAGACAGGTTGTCGTCCTGTCTGCGGGCGCGAAATATGAGGTACGCGTGCGATGAGGACCGTCAGTAGGCTGCTATTGATCGGGGCTGTGCTTGCGGTGTCCGCCTGTGCGCCAGCGTCGCGATTCGAGTGGGGAACGTATGAGAGTACTCTTTACGCTTACTCCAAGACCCCAGAGGCGAAGGAAGCCTATAGAAACTCATTGGTTGCCGCTCTCCGCAACGGAGAGGCTTCCAACCGGGTCGCGCCGGGTCTGAATGCCGAGCTGGGCTACCTCTATATGGAGGAGGGGCGGACAGCAGAGGCGATCCAGTGTTTTGAAGCCGAGAAGCGTCTGTTTCCGGAAGCTCAGCAGTTCATGGATGGGGTGATCATTCGGTTGCGCTCCGGTGAATCCGTAGGAGCAAACCGATGAGCATCGTTAAGAACATCAAGACTCTCGTGATTCTAGCCGTGGGCGCTTTGTTTTTGACGGCCTGCGTCACGGCGCCCGCGCCGAAAAACTACTCGCCATTTTACAATGAAAATCCGCGGAGCATCCTTGTGGTGCCTGCGCTGAACAATACAGTTTCCGTCACTGCTTCTGACTTTTTTGTTTCCACTGTATCTCGACCCTTCGCAGAGCGTGGTTACTACGTTTACCCGGCCTACATGGTGAAGCGTGTTCTCGAAGACCAAGGTTTGTCTGACGCGGGGCTTGTCCATTCTGCTGACGCATCTCGTCTCGGAAATCTGTTCGGATGCGATGCAGTCTTGTTCGTTGAAATTCAGCGGTGGGAAAGCCAGTACATTGTGATTTCGACGTCGACGAACGTGCAGTTCGACTACGTCCTGAAAAGCTGCAAGACTGGCGAAGAGCTCTGGCGCGATACTCAATCGCTGACCTATTCGCCTCAAGCCTCAAATTCGGGCAACCCGCTTGCTGACCTGCTGGTTCAAGCGATCGTTTCCGCGATTGAGAAGGGGGCCCCGAACTACATTCCTCTTACGCAGCAGGCTAACCTGCTCGCTTCCTCGATGCCTGGCCAAGGACTGCCTGCCGGTCCCTACCTCCCGACCACCTATGGTCAGGATCGGGCACAGTTCCCGGCGGGGCAGTAAAATCCGACGATGAGGGCGGGACAGGCGCAGGCCGGTCCCGCCCTTGTCGTTTCACCCCAGCACCCCCGCCAGCTGCAGCCCCTGGAACGCCGCCAGCGCCAGCAGCAGCAAGCCGACCGCATAGGTCAGGACCTTTCGCGGCACCCGTTTGGCGATCAGGCCCGCGAACGGCGCCGCCAGCAGCCCGCCGGCCACCAGACCGCCCACTGCCGACGCGTGGTTCTCCAGCGCGCCCGCCTCGGCCCAGTGTCCCGTGACCAGGGCCCAGACGAAGGTCGCGCTGATGGCCACGGTCAGAAAGAACTCGGCCGTATTGACCGTGCCGATGGCGCGGCGCGGCTCCTGTCCCGCCGCGACCAGGGTGGAAGACACCGTCGGACCCCAGCCGCCGCCGCCGACCGCATCGAGGAATCCCCCGACCGCGCCCGTCGGGGCCATCAGCCATGACGGCAGGCGGCGTGGCTGGATGTCATGGCCGGCCCGCCAGACGATGTAACCGCCGATCACAGCCAGATAGAGGACGATGAACGGCTTGATCACATCGCCCTCGATCCCGCTCAGCACATAGGCGCCGAGGCAGCCGCCGATCACGCCGGCCAGGGCCAGGGGCCGCAACAGCCGCCAGTCCACATTCCTGTGCCACACATGGCTGCCCGCCGAGGCCGCGGTGGTGAAGACCTCCGCGCCGTGCACGCTGGCCGAGGCCATGGCGGGCGGCACGCCGAAGGCCAGCAGCACCGAGGAGGAGATCACCCCATAGGCCATGCCCAGCGCCCCATCGACGGCCTGGGCCAGCGCGCCGACCACGAAGAACAGCAGGAAGGTTTCCATTCAGTCCGATCTGAAACAGCAAGGCTGACGAAAGCAAAGCCCTGCCCGAACATTGGTTGCGCGGTCAGGCCGCCACAGCGCCGCTGTCCACCGCCCGCGCGATCGCCGCCAGCACGTCCCGGCGGCCATAGGGCTTGAGCACCAGGGCGGTCGCCAGCCGGGCATGGCGCGCCGCCGCCGCCACGTCGCCGGACAGGAACATCACGGGCACGCCCCATGTCTCCTTCAGCGCCCGGGCCAGGGCGAGGCCGTCGCCGTCGCCGATCAGATTGATGTCGACCAGCGCAAGGTCGATCCCATGCAGGCCCGCCGCCGTAATGGCCGCCGCCGGATCCGAAAATGGGCCCACGACGCCGTGCCCTGCCTCGACCAGCACATCCATCAGGTCTGCCGCCGTGACCGGATCATCCTCGACCACCATGATCGTCAGCGGCGGTGTGGTCGGGGCGATGGCTTCGTCTCCGGCCTGCAGCGGCACCGCCTGTCGCGTCAGCACCGCGCGCAGGTCGCGCCACACCCCGGCCGCGGGCCGCTCTGCGTCGAGGTCGAAGATCCGCGCCATGGCGTCCAGATCGACCCGCGCCGCATCGGAAATCTCCGCGGGCGCGGGCTCCAGCAGCCCGTCGTACAACGCTCTCAGCCGGGCCAGTTCGCTCCCCTCGTCCTGCCTCGTCTTCAACGTGCCATCAAACATGCGACCTCCGGTTCCGGATCGAAACTGGGGTCCCGACCGGCCCGGCGAAACCGGCCTGACGGCCTTGTGACGCCCGGTCACGATCACGCCATCGCCGCGCCGCATCGACAGGGCGGCGTCCGTCGGAGTAAACACCGCCTCCCGTTTTGAAGAGGCGCTTCCCCCTTGCGACTGCCCCAGGCCCGGCTCGATCAGGTGCTCGACCGTTTCCACCAGGTGGAGGCGCGCATGGGTGCGGCCAGCGATGGTCAGGAGATCGTCCGGCTCTCGAAAGAGCATGCGGAGATGAAGCCCATCGCCGACGCCGTCATGGCGCTGGCGAAGACGCGCGCCGAGATGGCCGATCTGGAGGCCATGGCGTCGGACCCGGAAATGGCCGAGATGGCCGCCGACGAGCTTCAGACCCTGAAGGACACCCTGCCGGACATGGAGCGGGACGTCGCCCTGCTGCTGGCCCCGCGCGACGCTGACGAGAACGCCTCGGCCGTGCTGGAAGTCCGCGCCGGCACCGGTGGCGACGAGGCCGCCCTGTTCGCGGGCGACCTGTTCCGCATGTACTCCCGCTACGCCTCGACCCGCGGCTGGAAGGTCGAGCTGGACTCGGCCACCGAGGGTGACGCCGGCGGCTACAAGGAAATCATCGCCACGGTTACCGGCGACGGCGTCTTCGGCCGGCTGAAGTTCGAAAGCGGCGTCCACCGCGTCCAGCGCGTCCCGACCACCGAGGCCGGCGGCCGCATCCACACTTCGGCCGCCACCGTCGCGGTCCTGCCCGAGGTCGAGGATGTCGAGATCGACATCCAGGACAAGGATATTCGTATCGACACCTTCCGCGCCTCGGGCTCGGGCGGTCAGCACGTCAACAAGACCGACTCGGCCGTGCGCATCACCCACTTCCCGTCGGGGATCGTGGTGACCTCCTCGGAGAAGTCGCAGCACGTCAACCGCGACAAGGCGATGAAGAACCTGCGCGTCCGGCTGTACGACATGCAGCGCCAGATGAAGGACGACGCCCGGTCCGACTCGCGCAAATCCCAGGTCGGCTCCGGCGACCGCTCGGAACGCATCCGCACCTACAATTTCCCGCAGGGCCGCGTCACCGACCACCGCATCGGCCTGACCCTGCACAGCCTGCCGCAGATCCTCGAGGGCGACATCGACCCCCTGCTGAACGCGCTCATCGCCGAGGACCAAGCCGCGCGGCTGGCGGATCTGGAGGCGGAGTTCAGCTGATCAGGGCTTCCTGATCCGCCGCTTCAGCAGCCGGTCCGACAACGCCTCCGCATGCTTCAGCGTGAACGCCAGCGCCGCCGGCGACCCGCGCTTCGGCCCGACCGTATCCGCCACCACCGCGCCCCGCTCGCCGATCGCCCGCGCATCGCCGGTGGTCGTGTCCATGGCCGTCTGGTGCTCGATCTCGGCGTTCAGCTCGGCCCCCATCAGCACGATCTGGACGGTCAGCCAGGTCCACAGCAGGAAGCCCATCATCGCTGCCAGCGGGCCGTAGTAGGCCGTGCGCACGAAGGTCTGCAGGTACCAGCTGAAGATTAGCGACAGGGTCAGGCTCAGCAGGGCGGCGAAGATCGCGCCCGGCGTCAGCCAGCGCCAGCGCGCCTTCTGACGGCATGGCCCCATCCGGTAGATCAGCGTCAGGGCGGCACCATAGACCAGCAGCAGGACCGGCCAGCGGAACGGCGCCAGATAGCTCCACTCGGCGGCCCAGCCGAACACGCCCAGCACCAAGGGTACGCCGACGATGGCCGCGGCAGTGATCAGGATCGAGGCGAGCCCGCCGACGGTGAAGGCCATGCACATCAGATTGTAGCGGACGATGTTGCGCTTCTCGACCTCGTGATAGGCGACGTTCAGGCCATAGAAGAGCACCTTGATCGCCCCGTTCGCGGTCCACAGTGACAGGGCCAGGGTCCAGATCAGGGTGAAGGTCAGCTGGGTGTTTGAATTGGCCGCCAGCCGGTTCATCTCCTCCGCCAGGAAGCGGGCCACCCCCGACGGCATCACCGAATAGAGGAATGAGATGCGTGAGGCGGCGTCCGCCGGATCGGCGAACAGGCCGTAGACGGTCACGAAGGCCGCGAGCGTCGGGAACAGCGACAGCATGACGAAGAAGGTTACGCCCCCGGCCAGGAATCCTATCCGGTCGCCGAAATAGGACATGCCCAGTCGCCAGAAGATGTCGACCCAGCCCTTGTGCGGAATATGCTCCGGGCGCTGGGCCAGACGCCCCCGGCCGGGTTCCTTCGCCTCGAAATCCTCCGGCGTCGCCGGACGCGGGGGGAGGGGCTCCGGCCGCTCCTTGCGCAGTTCGACCCCGAATTTGTGCCCGCGCGAATACAGCAGGTGCGCCGCGCCGGCACCCGCCGCCAGTCCGCCTGCGACGGCACCGAACACACCCCAGACGCCGATTTTCCCGGCCTTTTTCGATCGTCCCTGCATCCCGGCCACAACGGCTCCCCGTGCGGCCCTGTTCCACCGCTTGCGCAAGGGGCCATGCTCCGGCACGAAACGCCATGGTTGAGCCACTGTTTCCATCCGCCTCCGGCATTGTGACCGCCCTCTGGCGCCACCCGGTCAAGGGTTTCACGCCCGAGCCGCTGGACGCTGTCGACCTGCCGACCGGGGGCTGGTTCCCCGGCGACCGGATGTTCGCCGTCGAGGACGGCCCCTCCGGCTTCGATCGCGCCGCCCCGGAGCATCTGCCCAAGCAGAAATTCACCGTCCTGATGCGCACGGCCGAGGTGGCCGGAGTCCGGACGCGCTGGAATGAAGCGACCCGAATGATCGACGCCGCGTCTGACGATCACGGCTCGATATCGTTTTCCGTCGATGATCCCCGGTCGCGTGACTATTTCTCGGCCTGGCTGGCCGACGTGCTGGGTGACGCCGTCATCGGGCCCCTGCGGCTGGTGTCTGCCGAAGGACTCGACCACCGCTTCATGGACCACCCGCTGGGCCGCATCTCCCTGCTCAATCTGGCCAGCGTGCGCGATTTCGAGGCCCGCGTCGGCCGTCCCGTCGATCCGCGCCGCTTCCGCGCCAACGTCTGGATCGAGGGCTGGCCGGCCTGGATCGAGAACGACGGCACCGACCGCGACCTGGCCCTCGGCGGAGCCCGCCTGCGCGGGGTCAAGCCGATCGTCCGCTGCGCCGCCACCCATGTGGACCCGGACACCGCCGCGCGCGATTTCGATCTGGTCCCGGCGCTGTTCGATCTCTATGGGCACCGCTGGTGCGGCCTGTATGCCACCCTCGCCGCGGGCGGAGCGGTGCGCGTCGGCGACCGTGTGGAGATGACATGACCCAGACCCCCGGTCCGACCCTCGTCGCCGCCTGGAAGGCCGCGACCGCCACGCTCAAGGCCGGCCGTATCGACAGCCCGTCCATCGACGCCCGTCTTCTGCTCGAGGTCGCCACCGGCGCGACCCGCACCGACATCCTGACCGACCCCTACCGCGTCGTGACCGCTGACCAGCAGGCCGCGCTGGACGCCTTCGTCGAACGCCGTCTGCGCCGCGAGCCCGTGTCGCGCATCCTCGGCAAGAAGGGCTTCTGGAAGATCATGCTGAACGTCACACCCGACGTGCTCAGCCCCCGACCGGACACCGAGGCCATTCTCGACGTCGTCATGCTGGCCTTCCCGCCGCACAAGGCCTTCGAGATGATCGACCTGGGCACCGGCTCCGGCGCCATCCTGCTGGCCACCCTGGCCGAGCGATTCGGCGCCCGTGGCGTCGGCACCGACATCTCCTTCGAGGCCCTGGCCGTCGCG includes:
- a CDS encoding response regulator, giving the protein MFDGTLKTRQDEGSELARLRALYDGLLEPAPAEISDAARVDLDAMARIFDLDAERPAAGVWRDLRAVLTRQAVPLQAGDEAIAPTTPPLTIMVVEDDPVTAADLMDVLVEAGHGVVGPFSDPAAAITAAGLHGIDLALVDINLIGDGDGLALARALKETWGVPVMFLSGDVAAAARHARLATALVLKPYGRRDVLAAIARAVDSGAVAA
- a CDS encoding MOSC domain-containing protein, encoding MVEPLFPSASGIVTALWRHPVKGFTPEPLDAVDLPTGGWFPGDRMFAVEDGPSGFDRAAPEHLPKQKFTVLMRTAEVAGVRTRWNEATRMIDAASDDHGSISFSVDDPRSRDYFSAWLADVLGDAVIGPLRLVSAEGLDHRFMDHPLGRISLLNLASVRDFEARVGRPVDPRRFRANVWIEGWPAWIENDGTDRDLALGGARLRGVKPIVRCAATHVDPDTAARDFDLVPALFDLYGHRWCGLYATLAAGGAVRVGDRVEMT
- the prfA gene encoding peptide chain release factor 1, which produces MRLPQARLDQVLDRFHQVEARMGAASDGQEIVRLSKEHAEMKPIADAVMALAKTRAEMADLEAMASDPEMAEMAADELQTLKDTLPDMERDVALLLAPRDADENASAVLEVRAGTGGDEAALFAGDLFRMYSRYASTRGWKVELDSATEGDAGGYKEIIATVTGDGVFGRLKFESGVHRVQRVPTTEAGGRIHTSAATVAVLPEVEDVEIDIQDKDIRIDTFRASGSGGQHVNKTDSAVRITHFPSGIVVTSSEKSQHVNRDKAMKNLRVRLYDMQRQMKDDARSDSRKSQVGSGDRSERIRTYNFPQGRVTDHRIGLTLHSLPQILEGDIDPLLNALIAEDQAARLADLEAEFS
- a CDS encoding DUF4810 domain-containing protein, which produces MRTVSRLLLIGAVLAVSACAPASRFEWGTYESTLYAYSKTPEAKEAYRNSLVAALRNGEASNRVAPGLNAELGYLYMEEGRTAEAIQCFEAEKRLFPEAQQFMDGVIIRLRSGESVGANR
- a CDS encoding YihY/virulence factor BrkB family protein gives rise to the protein MQGRSKKAGKIGVWGVFGAVAGGLAAGAGAAHLLYSRGHKFGVELRKERPEPLPPRPATPEDFEAKEPGRGRLAQRPEHIPHKGWVDIFWRLGMSYFGDRIGFLAGGVTFFVMLSLFPTLAAFVTVYGLFADPADAASRISFLYSVMPSGVARFLAEEMNRLAANSNTQLTFTLIWTLALSLWTANGAIKVLFYGLNVAYHEVEKRNIVRYNLMCMAFTVGGLASILITAAAIVGVPLVLGVFGWAAEWSYLAPFRWPVLLLVYGAALTLIYRMGPCRQKARWRWLTPGAIFAALLSLTLSLIFSWYLQTFVRTAYYGPLAAMMGFLLWTWLTVQIVLMGAELNAEIEHQTAMDTTTGDARAIGERGAVVADTVGPKRGSPAALAFTLKHAEALSDRLLKRRIRKP
- a CDS encoding sulfite exporter TauE/SafE family protein, whose translation is METFLLFFVVGALAQAVDGALGMAYGVISSSVLLAFGVPPAMASASVHGAEVFTTAASAGSHVWHRNVDWRLLRPLALAGVIGGCLGAYVLSGIEGDVIKPFIVLYLAVIGGYIVWRAGHDIQPRRLPSWLMAPTGAVGGFLDAVGGGGWGPTVSSTLVAAGQEPRRAIGTVNTAEFFLTVAISATFVWALVTGHWAEAGALENHASAVGGLVAGGLLAAPFAGLIAKRVPRKVLTYAVGLLLLALAAFQGLQLAGVLG
- the prmC gene encoding peptide chain release factor N(5)-glutamine methyltransferase is translated as MTQTPGPTLVAAWKAATATLKAGRIDSPSIDARLLLEVATGATRTDILTDPYRVVTADQQAALDAFVERRLRREPVSRILGKKGFWKIMLNVTPDVLSPRPDTEAILDVVMLAFPPHKAFEMIDLGTGSGAILLATLAERFGARGVGTDISFEALAVAKENATNLELDNRATFLRTEWAAGFGDASFDLVVSNPPYIPSGDIPGLDPEVRDHDPLLALDGGPDGLTAYRELAPEIRRILRPEGIFAVEIGWDQGPQVKALFEAAGFEHVIIVKDLSDRDRVITNGPDPRTNPIPKM
- a CDS encoding DUF799 family lipoprotein: MSIVKNIKTLVILAVGALFLTACVTAPAPKNYSPFYNENPRSILVVPALNNTVSVTASDFFVSTVSRPFAERGYYVYPAYMVKRVLEDQGLSDAGLVHSADASRLGNLFGCDAVLFVEIQRWESQYIVISTSTNVQFDYVLKSCKTGEELWRDTQSLTYSPQASNSGNPLADLLVQAIVSAIEKGAPNYIPLTQQANLLASSMPGQGLPAGPYLPTTYGQDRAQFPAGQ